GTTCCTCGTCCAGCTCGCCGAGCAGCTCGCCCATCGCCTTGAGCGCCTGGACGTGCGCGAGGCTCTCGTCGATGAGCCGGCTCTGCTGGTCGATGAACTTGTGATAGTAGAGGGCCAGGCCCACGTGCTGGGCGAAGCGGGCGATGGCGCCGTCGTCGTCGACGGCCGTCGCGGGCAGGTGCAACGCGCCGAGGTCGCCGCCCTGCACCGAGAGAGGCAGGCGCAGCGCGTCGCCGCCGCTCAGCCGCTTGCCGACGCCCTCCCCGGACTCCATCTCCAGGAAGGCCTTGCGGCGGCGGTCGAGCAGCGTGATCGCGAAGCGCTCCACGTCGAACAGCTCGTGCAGAAGCCGGCCGAGCACCTGCTGGTAGGCGGCCAGATCCTCCGCGCCGTAGAGCTGCTGGAGCGCCAGGCTCTCGTCCGTGCGAGGGGGAGCGCTCATTCGTCGTCGACGTAGTAGTCTTCGACGTGAGCGAGCTTCTGTCGCAGCTCCCAGAGCAGCGGCAGGAAGGCGCCGGGCGGGAACTGGAGCGCGGTGAGGAGGTCCTCGAAGTCCTCCTCCTCGATCTCGCGGCCGAGGTCCATGAGGGACCTGGTGCCGACGCTCCACGTGTTGCAGATGCGGTCGGCCAGGCTGATCACCGCGGCGCCCGCGTGGAAGCCCTCGTCGGTGAGCGGCTGGTGGTGATGCCGAAGCGCCTCGCGGATGTTCGCGGGGATGCGCCAGCGCTCGAGGATCTTCTCGCCCAGCTCGGTGTGGTCGTAGCCCGCGGCGTCCATCTCGGACTCGAGGCTGAAGCGCCCCTCCTCGTTCGCCGCGCCGGGGTCGAGGTAGTCGTCGATGATGAGCTTGCCGATGTCGTGCAACAGGCCGGCGACAAAGGCCTCCTCGCTGCCCAGCGGCCCGTTCTTGAGGCCCTCCATCAGCGCGCGGCAGGTCATGCCCACGGCCATGGAGTGGAGCCAGAAGCCCGCGTCGGGATAGCGGTAGGCCTTCATCTGGTGGCGGAGCAGACCGCTCGAGCTCACCGCGTAGACG
Above is a genomic segment from Candidatus Latescibacterota bacterium containing:
- a CDS encoding HDOD domain-containing protein; amino-acid sequence: MSDSPSIAGLVEKKTLQKRVLTQIENIPSLSTVVGEFLELSAKDYFTALDFEKILIKDQALVARLLKVANSSFFGSSRAIHTVHEAVVLIGMDNLKNIVYAVSSSGLLRHQMKAYRYPDAGFWLHSMAVGMTCRALMEGLKNGPLGSEEAFVAGLLHDIGKLIIDDYLDPGAANEEGRFSLESEMDAAGYDHTELGEKILERWRIPANIREALRHHHQPLTDEGFHAGAAVISLADRICNTWSVGTRSLMDLGREIEEEDFEDLLTALQFPPGAFLPLLWELRQKLAHVEDYYVDDE